The sequence TCTGTATAAATAGCTAGTCCGTCGGAGGTTTTCTTCCTTGGTCGAAAAATAGAGTCTGCAAATGGATTTTCTCGAACATCTTGTCTTATCTTCAATTTATCACGTGATTTAGCACTTGAAGCTGAAGCTTTTGCGGGCTTCTCTTTGTCAGCCATCGTATCTTTTTCAGACCTCTTTCTTTTTGTTCTAGCAAATATTTCATCAATCTCACTGCCCATTCTCTTTGGTTTCAAGGATGGTTTCTCTTTTTCTACGACAGGACCACAACA comes from Primulina huaijiensis isolate GDHJ02 chromosome 5, ASM1229523v2, whole genome shotgun sequence and encodes:
- the LOC140976272 gene encoding uncharacterized protein, whose protein sequence is MMKESSSKKKIKPACCGPVVEKEKPSLKPKRMGSEIDEIFARTKRKRSEKDTMADKEKPAKASASSAKSRDKLKIRQDVRENPFADSIFRPRKKTSDGLAIYTEEELSFGKPDAGGTRLCPFDCDCCF